The genomic region GGCCTGCCGCGCTTCGCCGTGGCCGACCTGACGAAGGACACGAGGCTTCTGGCCGCGGCCCGCGAGGACGCCTTCGCATTTCTCGGCGAGGACCCGGAGCTTGCATCGAAGCAGGGCACGGTCATCCGGCAGGCTGCCGCGAGGCGTCTCAAGCGGACCGACGGGCTGCTCGAGACCGGTTAGACTCCATCAGAGGAAGGAGACGCAGCATGACGCGCGAGGAAGCGCTGGAGCTTGTGAAGCAGCACTGCTCGAACAGGAACCTCATGAAGCACATGCTGGCAACCGAGGCCGTCATGCGGGGCCTGGCGGAGCGGCTGGAGGAGGATGTGGAGACGTGGGCGCTCGCCGGGCTCGTGCACGATCTCGACTACGATGAGACGGCCGACGACCCGGAACGGCACGGCCTCGTCTCGGCCGACCGCCTCGAGGAGGCCGGTTGCTCGGACGCGATCATCCATGCCGTCAAGGCGCACAACAGCCGCGTCCCGTGCGACTGCGCCATGGACCGTGCGCTCTACGCCAGCGACCCCGTGACCGGGCTCATCGTCGCCGCCACCCTCATGCACCCGACGAAGAAGCTCAAGGAGGTCGACGTCGATTTCGTGATGCGGCGCTACGGTGAGAAGCGCTTCGCCGCCGGTGCCAACCGGGAGCAGATCAGTTCCTGCACGGAGCTCGGGATCCCGCTCGAGGAGTTCGTCGGCATAGCGCTGGCCTCCATGCAGGGGATCTCGGACGACCTCGGGCTGTAGGGGAGCGGCGCGGGCTCGGGGCCGACTCCGGCGCGACCGGACAAAGAAAACCGGCCCGGGGAGACGGGCCGGCGCGTGTGTCGGTCGTCGCCGAAGCGTCGCTAGTAGAGCATGCGCTCAGGATTGATGCGCTTCCCGTGCTCGCGCACCTCGAAGTGGACGTGCGGTCCGGTCGAGATGCCTGTCGATCCGACGCGGGCGATGATGTCGCCGCGCTTGACCGTCTCGCCCCGGCTGACGAGGATCTTCGAGCAGTGACCGTAGAGCGTCTCGTAGCCGTTCGGATGCTCGACGATGACGGTCCTTCCGTAGCCGCCCTTCCATCCCACGAAGACGACCCTGCCGGTCAGCGCCGCTCTGATCGGTGAGCCGTATCCCGCCGCGATGTCGAGCCCCGTGTGCATCATCCTCCGGTGATAGACCGGGTGGATCCGGTGGCCGTACCGCCCCGAGATCCTGCCGTGGACGGGCCAGCCGAAACGGAAGAGCTCGGTCAGCGCCTGCGTGCCGGGCACGAAGAGCCGCTCGCCGATCTGCAGAGCGTGGACGTCGACCCCCGGGTTCGCGTTGACGAGGTCGGTGATCTCGATGTCGTACTTCTTGCAGACACCGTCAACCGTGTCGTTCTTCTTGATCGTGATGTAGGTTCCGTCGGTGTCGGGGATCTCGAGGATCTGCCCCGGTCGCAGATACCTGGCGCTCGGCAGGTCGTTCATCGCGACGATCGTCTCCATGCGGACGTGGTACTTCCTCGCGATCGTCCAGAGGCACTCGCCGCGGGCCACGGCGTGGCGCGCGATCTTGGGCGGTCCCTGGTTCGCCTTGCCGTTGCCCCCGATGGGTCCGCTGCGGGCGAGAGGGTAGAGGAACTCGAGCGAACGGTCCCAGTGGCGCTCGCGGGAGTACATGAGCGGCAGGCGCACCTGGGTCTCGCGGCGCGGCGTGCGCGCGTAGCTCACGTTGTTGGCGCTCGCCAGGAGGTCGAGGTCGATGCCGTGCGCCGACGCCACGGTCTCGAGGTCCTCGCCGGGCGAGGCGATGTAATCGTGCGATGCGGTCTCCTCGGGGAGCGGCGTGACGACGCCGATGATGTCGAAGCCCGAGTCGAGGTAGCTCTCGCCGCCCTCCTCGAGGACGCGGCCCCAGGGGGACAGCTCGGTCAGGATGGGTGATCTGGGGTTGAGGATCGGGCGGGCGCCCTCCGTGACCTGATGCACGGTGAGACCGGACGCGACCCAGAGCACGACGACCAGCGCGGACAGCACGGAATAGAACCGCGCCGTCTCCGGGAGACGGTTGAAGTGCGCCAGAAGCGCCGAGGGCCTGGCGGCCGCTGGTGTCAGTGTCGGTCTCTGCATCAGATGGGCAAATATACGGACATGTCAGGGGAGTGTCAAGACATCGTGAGGCGTCCTGAGGGACGCCTCACGGTCTATCGTTGGCATTCGTGCGCCAAAGTGTCTACAGGACCTTGAACGTCAGCCCCAGCGCCAGCGTCTGCCGGAAGCGAACGTCCGGGTCGATCTGCTCGTCGTAGAGCAGGTCGAGGGAGAGGTTGACCTTGATGTGGTCCGTGATGGAGGCGGCGAGCGTGTTCTCCAGCGTCACGTCGAGCGACTTCCATTCGTCTCCGACGCCCTCCTCGTCCTCCTCCGAGTTGATGAGCGCCTGGTAGAGCTCGAGACGGCTCGAGAGCGTGATGCGGTCCTCGGCCATCGGCGTGCGGAGCTCGCTCACGAACTGGAGCCCGCCGTCGGTCGTGGTCTCGGTCTCCCGCTCGTCGCCGTCCCCGGGGACGTTCCGGTCGAGATGCTGCCGGAAGGCCGCGCCGATCCGGTTCGTCCACTCGCGCTCGTCCGTCCTGAAGACGGCGCGGGCGACGCCGGCGCTCTCGGTGAAGAGCACGGGGTTCAGGGACATCGTCTCGTTCGCGTAACGGTTGTCCAGGAAGTGCGTCTCCACGCGGCCCGCCACGAACGGGTCGACGAACCAGCCGAGTGTGAACTGGACCACGGTCTCGTAGTCGATGACGTCGGTCGAGGTCTCGGGGCGCTTCCACTCGTTCGTCTCCGGGTCCTGACGGTGCGACTGTCCGAACTCGAGCTTCAGCGTGTGCTTGTTCAGGATCGACTCCCCGAAGCTCCGCTCGGCGAGGCCGTTCGCGGTCAGGGCCCACGAGATCGACCCCGTTTCCTCGCCGTCCCAGTTGTCGCTGTAGGCGTTCTGCGTCAGCGTCAGGTTGATGTCCGACGCCACGTTCCAGCCCTCCTCGTCCTGGGCCGCGGCCGGTCCCGCCGCGGCGACGAACACGATGCAGAGACTCAATGCGATCAGACGTCTCATGATGGGACCTCCCTGTCTGATGGACGGCGCCGACCCCCGAAGGAGCCGGCGCCGCGCGGATGCTCGTGGCCCGGGAGACAGAACGGCTGCTTCCCTAGCCCTGTTCCTTCGTCATGTGGACATCGAGCTGCGGGAACGGCATCGAGAGCCCGGCCTGCGGGACGGCCTCGTAGATGGCCTGCGTCAGGGCGATCTTGACCGGCCAGTAGTTCTCGGTCTTCGCCCAGGCGCGCATCGCCAGGTTGACCGAGGAGTCGCCGAGCTCCGTGACGAGCACGGCCGGCTCCGGGTCGTCCAGCACGAGGTCGTGGGACTTCATGAGGTTCATCGCCACCTCGTAGGCCTTGTCGACGCTGTCTCCGTACGTGATGCCGAACGAGACATCGACACGACGCGTGTCCATGCGGGTGTAGTTCGTGATCGCGCTGCCCCAGACCTGTGCGTTCGGGATCGTGATGAACTTGTTGTCTGGGGTCTTGAGCTCTGTGGCCATGATGCCGACTCCGCTGACGGTGCCGGAGATGCCGTTGACCTCGACGTACTCACCGATGTCGATCGGCCGGAGCGCAGCGATCCAGGTGCCGGACGCCAGGTTGTTGACCGTGTCCTGCATGCCGAAGCCGAGGATCAAGCCGACGACCGCGGAGAGGCTGAGGAGCACGGAGCCGACGGTCACACCCAGCGTGCTGAGCACGACGAGTATGACGAGAACATAGAGCAGCGCACCGAAGAAACGGCCGAGGAACTCAATGAGCACCTCGGACAGGTTGGAGCGTCTGAGCGACCGTTTGAAGACG from Candidatus Effluviviaceae Genus V sp. harbors:
- a CDS encoding peptidoglycan DD-metalloendopeptidase family protein, which encodes MQRPTLTPAAARPSALLAHFNRLPETARFYSVLSALVVVLWVASGLTVHQVTEGARPILNPRSPILTELSPWGRVLEEGGESYLDSGFDIIGVVTPLPEETASHDYIASPGEDLETVASAHGIDLDLLASANNVSYARTPRRETQVRLPLMYSRERHWDRSLEFLYPLARSGPIGGNGKANQGPPKIARHAVARGECLWTIARKYHVRMETIVAMNDLPSARYLRPGQILEIPDTDGTYITIKKNDTVDGVCKKYDIEITDLVNANPGVDVHALQIGERLFVPGTQALTELFRFGWPVHGRISGRYGHRIHPVYHRRMMHTGLDIAAGYGSPIRAALTGRVVFVGWKGGYGRTVIVEHPNGYETLYGHCSKILVSRGETVKRGDIIARVGSTGISTGPHVHFEVREHGKRINPERMLY
- a CDS encoding mechanosensitive ion channel; the encoded protein is MSWDMTIPHTNVTMLQVLTAAIVLIVGLIVARIIVAVFKRSLRRSNLSEVLIEFLGRFFGALLYVLVILVVLSTLGVTVGSVLLSLSAVVGLILGFGMQDTVNNLASGTWIAALRPIDIGEYVEVNGISGTVSGVGIMATELKTPDNKFITIPNAQVWGSAITNYTRMDTRRVDVSFGITYGDSVDKAYEVAMNLMKSHDLVLDDPEPAVLVTELGDSSVNLAMRAWAKTENYWPVKIALTQAIYEAVPQAGLSMPFPQLDVHMTKEQG
- a CDS encoding HDIG domain-containing protein, whose amino-acid sequence is MTREEALELVKQHCSNRNLMKHMLATEAVMRGLAERLEEDVETWALAGLVHDLDYDETADDPERHGLVSADRLEEAGCSDAIIHAVKAHNSRVPCDCAMDRALYASDPVTGLIVAATLMHPTKKLKEVDVDFVMRRYGEKRFAAGANREQISSCTELGIPLEEFVGIALASMQGISDDLGL